The Dehalococcoidia bacterium genomic interval GAGCTGCAACAGGTAGTCGCCGAGCGGGGGAACCTCGGGCGTGACCAACGGCGGCCCGACCACGTAGAAGCGCAGGCCGTAGGCGGCCAGCCAGCAGGCGCCGACCAGGACCAGGTCGGAGGCGAGCGCCAGGTGCTCGAAGAGCCGGGAGTAGGCCTTCAGCACGAGGCGATTCTAGACCGCCGAGGACCCGGTGCCCACGCGGAATCGTCGCCGCGTCAGCGGCCTGCGAGCATCCGGCCCTGCTCGTGACCGCCCCAGCGCCGAGGCCGGTCGCCCGTCAGCGCCCGCGCCCGGCCAGCCGTTGCTCCAGGTACGCCGCCATCTCGCCCTTGAACCGCGGCCGGTCGAAGGCCTCGGCCCGGGCCCGGAGCGCCTTGGGCGCGAAGAGGTGCGGCCGCCGCTCGAACGCCTGGATGGCATCGGCGAGCGCGTCCCCGCTCTGCGCGTGAAAGAACAGGCCGGTCGGCGGCTCCTCCCCGCCCGGCGGCACCACCGTCTCCAGCACCCCGCCCGCCCCGTAGGCGATGACCGGACGGCCGGCCGCCATCGCCTCCAGCGGCACGATGCCGAAGTCCTCGAGCCCGGGGAAGATCACCGCCCGGCACCGCCGGTAGAGCTCGGCCACCTCCCCGTCCGGCCGCCAGCCCAGGAACTCGACCGTCGGGCCGGCCCGCGCCCGCAGCCGGCGCTCCTCGGGCCCGGTACCGACCACCCGCAGCCGCCGCCCCAGGCGCGTGGCCGCGTCCACCGCCAGGTCCACGCGCTTGTAGGGCACCAGCGCCGAGACCACCAGGTAGAAGTCCTCGGGGTCCTCGTCGCCCAGCCGGAAGCGCCCGACGTCCACCGGCGGGTGGATCACGTCCGCCTCCCGGCCGTAGCGGCGCCGGATCCGGTCGGCGACGAACCGCGAGATCGCCACGAAGTGGTGCACGCGCGCGCTCGTCCGCCGGTCCCACCGGCGCAGCGCCGCCGCCACCGGCGGCATCAGCCCCCGCGTCAGCGCCCCGGCCCGGGCGCCGAAGTACTCGTCGTAGAGGTCCCAGACGTACCGCATCGGGGTGAAGCAGTAGCAGACGTGGACCGCCCCCGGCCCCGGCCGCGCCCCCTTGGCCACGCAGTGGCTGGTGGAGATCACCAGGTCGTAGCTGCGCAGGTCGAAACGCTCCACGGCCAGGGGGAAGAGCGGCAGGTAGCGGCGGTAGTGCCGCTGGACGCCGGGCAGTCGCTGGACGAAGGAGGTGACGATCCGCCGGCGCTCGATCAGGGGGCTCACGCTGCCGGGGACGTGCAGTAGCGTGTAGAGGTCGGCGTCCGGGAACAGCTCGCAGAAGACCTCGAGGCAGCGCTCGCCGCCCCGCATGCCGGTCAGCCAGTCGTGGACGAGGGCGGCGCGCATTCCGATCTCCCTTCCGTCGGACAGTCCAGCCGATCCCGCCAGGTCCCGGGCGCCGGTACCGGTCCCGAGCCGCCGCGAGCAATTTAGTCCCAGAAAGGCGCCTGGTCGACGGCGAAAATCTCCCGCGCCGTCTCGCGCCAGGTGAACCGAGCGACCCGCTCGACCAGGGTCGCGCGCGCCGCCTCGTCGGTGAGCATCACGCCATTCCTGCCGTGACAAAAACGTAGACTCCACGGTCGGCAAACGGTGTCCAGGCAGCGGATCAGACTCCACGTGAACCGGCCGATCCCGGTCAGCGAGCCATGCGGCCGCTCGCCTATGCCGATCGGAGTCACGGTCGCCGCGGTCGGACGCCCCATCATGGATCGGCCTCGCGTTTCATGGCAACCTCATCGGCGACCGCAAGCATCACCCTCGCACTTCGCTCCCAGGCGAACTCACGGATACGCTCAAGGCCCCGGCAGCGAAGGTCCGCCCGCAGGCCGGGATCACCCATGACCATCTGGATCTTGCGTGCGATATCCTCCGGCGACGTGGGATCGCAGTAGAGGGCCGCGCGCCCGCACGTTTCCGGCAGCGCGGCACGATTGGAAGCGACGACAGGACAGCCGCATGCCATGGCTTCCAGCGGGGGAAGCCCGAAGCCCTCGTACAGAGAGGCGTGAACGAAGCAGGTGGCTCGCTCGTAGAGTGCGCGCAACTCCTGGTCGGTTACGTATCCCAACCATCTGAGTCCGTTAGGAACGCCGGCTTCCGATCTGCGGAACACTCGCCGGTTGTCGGCACCAGCGACGACGAACTCGTAGTCGCGCCTGCCAAGCAGGCAGACAGCGGCTGACAGGCCGTGAAGGTTCTTATTTGGATTGAGACTGCCGATACTGAGCACGAACGGCCGGTCACCGAGACCGTGCCGGTCGAGCACGCCGTAGTCTGGCTGGAGCCGGGTGAGATGATCCACGCCGGGCGGGACAACTGTGATCTTCGACTCCGCGATTCGGCAGTACCGCCGTAGCTCCCTGGCGGAAAAGCTCGACACGGTCACGACGCGAGCGGCCATCCGGCCCAAAGCGATGCCAAGGAGGCGGTGCCAGGTCCGAAACGGAAGCGAGAAACCCTCTGGCGCCGCAAAGACCGCAGCATCGTGAATGGTGACGACCTGGTGGCGCATCAAGACCGGACCGGTCTGAGCGAGGCTCAGCAACAGCCCACCGCGCGCGTACCGGGGCAGTTCCAGCTGTTCCCACAGGTGTCCACGAAGCCGCCCTACTCTCCTCACCTCGATACGCCGTAGTGGCGTCCAGTCCGACCAGCGGCCGGGCACGCTCGGCACCAGCAAACGAATGTCACAACGCGCCGCTCGCTCGCTATCCCTCTGGAGGATATCGTCGATCGCCCTCACGAGTTCACGTCCGAAGCGTTGGACGCCGGTGACGGGCTGGGTCAGAAATCGCCCGTTAGCGAAGATTGGGGTGTGCGGCTCGAACAGCCGCCTCAATGCCGGCGGGCGCCGTCCACGCGATCGCGGAGGTAGGTGTCGATTCGCACCTTGAAGCGTGGGCAGTCGAATCGCTCTCCGCGGGTGCGGAGCGCCTTCGCCCCGAAGGCATCGATCGCGCTCTCGAGCCGGCGCAAAAGCGCCTCTCCGCTGCCGGGCGGCACGACCGTGTCCAGAGCGCCGTCGTCACTATACTCCAGGACCGGCCGCCAGGCCGCCATCGTGCCCAGGAAAACAGTGCTGAAGTCCTCGACCACTGGAAATAGGAGGGCGCAACAGCGCGGGTAACGGGCGGCCACCTTCGCGTGGGGCCGCCGACCGGAAAGCTCTACGTCTGGACCTGGCAGCCTCTTGAGCCGCGAATCGTGGGCGAAAGTGACCAGGAGACTCACATCCGGCCGAGGCGCTCGGCCCACCGATCCTGCACCACGCCAACCTCAGACGGCAAGCGACCAGTCTTCGGCAAACCGAGTCAGGTTCGGGTTGTAATACGGATCGCCGCTCTCGAGGACCTTGCGCCAGCGGGTCCGGAAAAGCCGCTCATCGTGTGCCGGGCGCAGTCTCCGTCGGCTGGCACCCTCGTAGTGGTACAGCCGGGCCAGCGGGGTATAGACAATCAGATATCCGCGCCTCCGGATCCTGAGGCAGAGATCGATGTCGTTCAGATCGACGCGCAAGGCCTCATCGAAGCCGCCGACTTCCTCGAACACCGCGCGCCGTATCAGCAAACAGGCCGCCGTCACGGCGCTGCAGTTGCGGGTGACGTGAGCGAGACCCTGATAGCCCTCGGCCTCGTCCGGTTGGTGCCGGAACGCGTGGCCCGCCATCCCCCGAATCCCAAGGACTACTCCGCCATGCTGAATGGTGCCATCCGGGTAAAGCAGTTTCGCTCCGACGGCGCCGACCTCCGGACGCTGTGCGTGTTCCACCATCGCCGTCAACCACTCACGCGCGATGACCTGAACGTCATTGTTCAGAAACAGGAGTTGCTCGCCACGAGCGTAATTGACCCCCAGGTTGTTGATCGCCGAATAATTGAAGGCGCCCGGGCAATGCACCACCCGAGCGGTGGCTGAGACCTGGGCCAGGAACCGTAAAGTTTCGGGTTCCCGGCTGTCGTTGTCGACGATGAGTATCTCATACCGGTCGTAGTCCGTGCGGTCGGCGATGCTCCGGAGGCACTGGCGTAATAGATCGACCTGATCACGAGTGGGGATGATGATGGAGACGAGTGGACGTACTCGCAGCGGATACCGTACGACGCGATGGTGATGCGGCATCGATCCAGGAGCGATGCTCCAAACCGTCGCCTCGCGGCCGCGCCGAGTTAGGGCACGCTCGACAGCTCGCCGCTCCGCCTCGGGCGAGCTTACAGGCTGACCAACTCGGCGATGAGAGAGCACCTTCGGAATATGCGCGACCGACTCAGCCGCCTCAGTGAGCCGCAAAACCAGGTCGTACCGGTCCGCCACGTCAATCTCGTCTTTCGCTGAGCACGCCTGCTCGAACAGTTCGCGGCGAAAGATGCAGAACCGAGAAACGTAGTCGATCGACAGCAGCAGATCCGGACTCCAGCCGGGCTTGAAGAACGGCCTCCGCTGGCGCCCCTGCTCATCGACCTCGTCCTCGTCGGCATAGACGACGTCTGGCGCCACTCCGGTGTTTAACCGTCGGACGACCTCTAAGAGGGCCCACTCCGATAATTGGCTGCCTGGAGCCAGGAAACCGATGAACTCACCTTTAGCTCTCTGTAAGAGGTCAGCGAGGCGGGGTCGCACTGCAAGCTGCGCCGGGGTGGAGCCGGCACCGTCATTAGCTGGCAGCTCTGGCCAACCGGATTCCATGCCACCGGAAGCGACCAAGAGCTGCCAGCGAGGATATATCTGGCGGTGAACCGACGCGATCGTCGCGTTCAGCGAGTCCGGTTGGGATCCGTCCGCAGCGATCACCACGCTGATCAGAGGCCACGTACGAAAGCTGTTCTGACCAAGGTACTCGCGCCGCAGCCGACGTGCGCTGAGCCGCTGGCGCCGCAACCATCTGGCATACTGTGCGTCGAGCTCGTCGGAACGGCTCGGCGGCAGTAGCCCGCGCCCAAGTCGCACCTTGGCTGCGGTCTTCTGCACGACTCCAGCTACTCCCTCGTCGAGCCACACCTCGATCGCGCGCCGCCCTAGGTACAGCGCGCTCCTCATGAGCCAGCTAAGCGGCGAGCGCGCCGCCATGGATTCCATGCGCCTCCGCAGACGCCACGTCAGCGTCGCCTCCATGGCCAAAAGACGCCCGGTCAACTCTACGACCCGTCGATCGCGCTCCGCGAGCTCGCGCCGCAGCACCTGTACGTCGCAGGCGTGATCAATGTCGGTATCGGCACGGACGCACAGTATCAGTCCAGCCGGCCCCAGCGGCCGCGACACGTCGTCGTGGAAGGGACCGACGAGAACCTGCGGCCCGAGTGTTATCAGGGTGGTCATGGCCGCGCGAAACTGCTTTCCATCAAGTCCGTCGCCAAATCCGACTGCAACGACCAGGTAGCACCCGTGCTGTCTAGCAATCGAGACGGCGGCGGCCAGATCATCGGCGGGCCATGCCGAGAGGCCACGAGCCCGCAAGGCATCCGGCAGCACATGACGGGTGACACCAACGTCGATGACAGGTCCGGACCTCGCTATCTGAGCCACGTAATCGACAAATCGAGACAACTCCCTGGAAGCCGAGAAGAAGCCACGCTCCATCACGCTGCCCGGCACTGTCAAGAGCCCTTTCCGACCTCGGCGAAAACATGGTATCGATCCGGTCGGCCCAGTCGTAAAGCGAGAAGCATCAGCAGCTCGGCCCAGGCAGAAAGAAGGCGATCTGTGGCCATCGTGGTGACCTCTTCCCGCGGGATCAAACCGGCTGCATGAAGAAGATTCCCCAGGCTCCGGGTGAGATCCTTCGTGCTCCGCTCAGCAATGATCCGAATATTACAGAAGTTGTGGCGCTCGAGAAAGCTCGATAGGGCTGGCGGCGAGTAGAGCATCACATGCCTCGGTGCTTCGAGGCCGTACCAGCAGGATCGAAAGAGGAATGCGCTGAGCCCGGCAGGATTGGGAGTAGCGATATGGAGGCGTCCGCCCACTCGCAACTTTCGACGGGCGATGGCGAGCATCTCCCCTGGGTGGTAGAGGTGCTCGATGACGTGGTTGAGACGGACGGCATCAAGGGAGCCGTCCCCGATTTCCCGCCACCCGCACGGAGCCAGGAAAGCGCGGTGGCCCGCCCGATCGACCTCGGCCACCACGGATTCGGCGAAGTCCATGCCGAGTGTCTGCCATCCGGAAAGTCGTGCCTCGTCGAGAAACCGTTTCGACCCGCAACCGTAGTCGAGAAGCCTCGCTCCCGGAGTGGGAGGCTCGTAAAACTTCTTCAGCACGAACGGGAGCGGGTCCGGAGGGGCCTTCAGCAAGGATCGGATCTTTGCGCGAAGCCATCTGGTCGCATTGCCCTCGACTCGCGCCAGAGCGCGCTCGACAAGCGATGAGCGCTGGATCCCGACGGCTGATTGGCTCAAGTAGGGCGCGTACCAGTGGGGGTATGCGGACGTCACGTCCTCCTCCCGGAGACGGGCTGCCAGGTAGATCAGGCCGCAAACACGGCAGCGGACATAAGGGAACTCGCCCTCGACGGCCTCGAAGTTTCGGTCCCGCCCACGGACCCACCGGCGAGTGCGCTGCTCACCGCATCCCGGGCACTGCCGCAAGCACTCGCGGCGGATGCCGGCCTCAGTCGGCTTCCGAACCAACGTGGTCAAGCCCGTCGGGCCAGACCGCAGTACGCTATGCGCCACATTATTCGAGCAAGTCGATAAGCCAGAGGAAACTTTGCCAGTCGATGCTGAAGCACGGCTTTCACCGATATCGCATCGGGCCGTTCCGGCAGTGCCAGATCGAACCGCGCCACATCGGACAGCCAGCGGGCTCTGAAAATTCCGGCGGCTACAAGCTCCGGATACCGCAACCTGAGGATCACTTTCTGGCACGTCTCATCTGACCTGCTGCGAGTGGTCCCTGGGACGTGGATCACACGGATATGGCCAAGATAGATGTGTCGATAGCCGGCCCTTCTCGCACGTAAGCAGTACTCGACATCGTTATACCCTGCAGGAAATTCCACTTCATTGAGAGGTCCGAGTCTGTCGAGGACCTCGCGGGAGATCGCGGCGCAGGCAAACGTATTTGCAAAGGTTTCGCGTACGGCGAGCGAGAAAGATGGATCGACGGATTCCTCAACCGGCTCGTCCAGAGCAGTCCTGGCCACGGGACGCGGATCCACTCCGGCGCACACAAGCCTGCCATCCGGCGTTGTGATCCGACATCCGACTGTCGCGACATCGGGTACGAGGGACCACCGGCTCATTTCTTCGAGGCTATCCTCGTCCACCAGCTCGGCATCGTTGTTTAGGAAAACCACGACCTCACCGCTCGACTCTCTAACGCCCAAATTGCACAACCGACTGTGGTTGAACGCTCCATCATCGCGAATAATCCTGCAACGGAGGGACGCGCCCTCCCCTTGCAGCCAGTCTTCGATCCGTCTCGTTGATCTTCGCTCGGATCCGTTGTCGACTAGTAGGACATAGAGTTCTCCGCTGACTCGCTGTCGCAGGAGTGATGTGAGACAGCGAATGGTGACACCTGGCTTGTCGCGAAAAGGCACGATGACAGTCACTCGCTCCGCTGTCCGCCGCGGCCGAAGTCGATAGCGGGACCAACCCGGATCGGCGCCCCTGGGGGGCGGTCCAGGGTCGACGAGATCGAAATCACCGCTAAGGCTCGAACAGGCCCGTCGGTAGTGGTCGAAGTACCTCTGGTATGCGAGGGTAGTTCGAGGGCGCGTGTGCCGCGTTGTAAGGTACTCGGGATGGGAGTACCAGCGGACCCCGGGTTGCGCCGCCAACCACAGATGTAGAAGATGGCCTTCGGTGCCGACTAAGTCGCC includes:
- a CDS encoding glycosyltransferase, which translates into the protein MRAALVHDWLTGMRGGERCLEVFCELFPDADLYTLLHVPGSVSPLIERRRIVTSFVQRLPGVQRHYRRYLPLFPLAVERFDLRSYDLVISTSHCVAKGARPGPGAVHVCYCFTPMRYVWDLYDEYFGARAGALTRGLMPPVAAALRRWDRRTSARVHHFVAISRFVADRIRRRYGREADVIHPPVDVGRFRLGDEDPEDFYLVVSALVPYKRVDLAVDAATRLGRRLRVVGTGPEERRLRARAGPTVEFLGWRPDGEVAELYRRCRAVIFPGLEDFGIVPLEAMAAGRPVIAYGAGGVLETVVPPGGEEPPTGLFFHAQSGDALADAIQAFERRPHLFAPKALRARAEAFDRPRFKGEMAAYLEQRLAGRGR
- a CDS encoding glycosyltransferase family 1 protein, with product MRAIDDILQRDSERAARCDIRLLVPSVPGRWSDWTPLRRIEVRRVGRLRGHLWEQLELPRYARGGLLLSLAQTGPVLMRHQVVTIHDAAVFAAPEGFSLPFRTWHRLLGIALGRMAARVVTVSSFSARELRRYCRIAESKITVVPPGVDHLTRLQPDYGVLDRHGLGDRPFVLSIGSLNPNKNLHGLSAAVCLLGRRDYEFVVAGADNRRVFRRSEAGVPNGLRWLGYVTDQELRALYERATCFVHASLYEGFGLPPLEAMACGCPVVASNRAALPETCGRAALYCDPTSPEDIARKIQMVMGDPGLRADLRCRGLERIREFAWERSARVMLAVADEVAMKREADP
- a CDS encoding glycosyltransferase, with the protein product MTAVRKPQLEPYTLWHVNFPGGVFAIRPRWLLDYPCDAIGDLVGTEGHLLHLWLAAQPGVRWYSHPEYLTTRHTRPRTTLAYQRYFDHYRRACSSLSGDFDLVDPGPPPRGADPGWSRYRLRPRRTAERVTVIVPFRDKPGVTIRCLTSLLRQRVSGELYVLLVDNGSERRSTRRIEDWLQGEGASLRCRIIRDDGAFNHSRLCNLGVRESSGEVVVFLNNDAELVDEDSLEEMSRWSLVPDVATVGCRITTPDGRLVCAGVDPRPVARTALDEPVEESVDPSFSLAVRETFANTFACAAISREVLDRLGPLNEVEFPAGYNDVEYCLRARRAGYRHIYLGHIRVIHVPGTTRSRSDETCQKVILRLRYPELVAAGIFRARWLSDVARFDLALPERPDAISVKAVLQHRLAKFPLAYRLARIMWRIAYCGLARRA
- a CDS encoding glycosyltransferase family 2 protein; this encodes MPGSVMERGFFSASRELSRFVDYVAQIARSGPVIDVGVTRHVLPDALRARGLSAWPADDLAAAVSIARQHGCYLVVAVGFGDGLDGKQFRAAMTTLITLGPQVLVGPFHDDVSRPLGPAGLILCVRADTDIDHACDVQVLRRELAERDRRVVELTGRLLAMEATLTWRLRRRMESMAARSPLSWLMRSALYLGRRAIEVWLDEGVAGVVQKTAAKVRLGRGLLPPSRSDELDAQYARWLRRQRLSARRLRREYLGQNSFRTWPLISVVIAADGSQPDSLNATIASVHRQIYPRWQLLVASGGMESGWPELPANDGAGSTPAQLAVRPRLADLLQRAKGEFIGFLAPGSQLSEWALLEVVRRLNTGVAPDVVYADEDEVDEQGRQRRPFFKPGWSPDLLLSIDYVSRFCIFRRELFEQACSAKDEIDVADRYDLVLRLTEAAESVAHIPKVLSHRRVGQPVSSPEAERRAVERALTRRGREATVWSIAPGSMPHHHRVVRYPLRVRPLVSIIIPTRDQVDLLRQCLRSIADRTDYDRYEILIVDNDSREPETLRFLAQVSATARVVHCPGAFNYSAINNLGVNYARGEQLLFLNNDVQVIAREWLTAMVEHAQRPEVGAVGAKLLYPDGTIQHGGVVLGIRGMAGHAFRHQPDEAEGYQGLAHVTRNCSAVTAACLLIRRAVFEEVGGFDEALRVDLNDIDLCLRIRRRGYLIVYTPLARLYHYEGASRRRLRPAHDERLFRTRWRKVLESGDPYYNPNLTRFAEDWSLAV
- a CDS encoding class I SAM-dependent methyltransferase yields the protein MTSAYPHWYAPYLSQSAVGIQRSSLVERALARVEGNATRWLRAKIRSLLKAPPDPLPFVLKKFYEPPTPGARLLDYGCGSKRFLDEARLSGWQTLGMDFAESVVAEVDRAGHRAFLAPCGWREIGDGSLDAVRLNHVIEHLYHPGEMLAIARRKLRVGGRLHIATPNPAGLSAFLFRSCWYGLEAPRHVMLYSPPALSSFLERHNFCNIRIIAERSTKDLTRSLGNLLHAAGLIPREEVTTMATDRLLSAWAELLMLLALRLGRPDRYHVFAEVGKGS